The Prochlorococcus sp. MIT 0801 genomic sequence TAATCCAATAGATCTTCCCACAACTTTTGTGAGGATTAGAACTATTAAATCGCCCAAGTACTGAATTATTGCCTGTACTTGTGGAGCCAAGGCATCTCTTAATTCTATTATGAATGCTATTTGCCTTTGGGCCCAGTCAAGTTTCTTTAATTCATCATCTCTAGGTTCAAGGGTGATAATTTTCTCAATCTTATTATTTTTGACTGTATAATATAATCTTTTGCTTTCATATAATCTAACTGGCTTTTTGAATAGATTTTGAAGTTGATTATTTGTATTGATATGATTTCGTTTACGTTCAAGTTCCCTTGTTGAAACTAATTCTTTATTTAGAAAGTATTTACGTAATTCTGGCCATTCAGAACATGAAGATATAATCTCCTCACTAACTATTTCAGCAGTCCTGAATATCCAATTTAGAATAAATGTTTCTAATTGAATAATAGATCGAGGGTCTTCTATTGATAAATAGTCTCCATCGAGGAGAATCGGCTTATTATTTAATATTGGATCTATTATTAAAGCTATTGAAGGTAGTTCATCATCAAGTATTCCAAGATCTGAATTATGTACTAGAAAGTCTGAAATAAAGACTTCTACACCATTCTTTTTTAGACGATCATATGAATCTATGAAATTTCGCAATGTATTAGCTCGTAATTCAGGAGTAATTGATTGTAAAATCTCTTCTAATCCTTTTTTGCGATTATTTTTAGAATCAAGTTTGATAATAATAGTTGAAAATTCTTTCAGAAGAGTTTTTAAGAGATTACATCGTTTGCTTTTATTTAATGAATAAAGAGCTACCAGCTCGTCCGTAGAATTTGTCAGGTCATCTTGAAGTCTCTCCTTTACCCGTTTATAAATGACATTCCATAATTCATTAGTTGAGGTATTCTTTATTGTTATGTCAGTATTATATTTGTTATTTAGATTTTTATTGCCATTATTTTTGATTGGAGACTCTATTAATACCTCTAGCGGCCCCCATAACCAGATGATTAATCTCTTCGCTGTTAATAGTTCTCTTCTTCTACCAATTAAAATGAAAAGATAGAATGTATTTATTGATTTCTTAGCTATAATTTCATCTATCGTGTATATATCTTTATTTATTTGTGATAAACCACTTGTTAATAACCAATGTCCTAGTCCATATGAATTATGAATTGAGTTAGCTTTGTAATTTGTTTCATTATTAACTTTAAATACTCTGCCTCCCCTAAGCAAAATATTGATTGTATCTCTTAAAAGTTCAACAGTAGGATCTTGAATAACTCCTTCACTACCAAAAGTCATTAAATCATCAGAAGATAATTTAATGCTTTTTGGTATTACAATTAGGATTGGAGTTTGATCCCATCTTTCTTTTAACTTATGAATTTCTAGTTTAATTGAGTTTGAGAGTTCTACTTCTTCAAGGCAAAATAGAATAAGTTTAGGCAACCCATTTAGATCTTTTTTGTCTAAAACTATTTCTAAATTATTATCTTGAGATGTCAGCTGTAATGCTAATGATTCGCCTAACAGTGAAGGCGCTATCATTAAAATTTGTTTTGCTCTTTCTTCGATCAACTTTAATTCTAGAACCTATCCTTTTTAAGATAACTTGATTTAAAAATACTTCCAGCCCTATCCCATAAATCCAAAGGATCGAACATTTTTTTAAATGTTAGACAAGAAATTTATCTTTATCATTGAATGAATCTTGCAGAATAAGATTTTTTAGAGTTAGTATCGCTTCATTTAAATCTATTGAGCCGTCATATAGGGCTCTGCCTACGATTATTCCTTCAATACCCTCATCCTCGAAATCTGCTAGAGAAATTAAATCAGCTATTGAACCTATACCCCCTGAGGCAATTAC encodes the following:
- a CDS encoding DUF3685 domain-containing protein, giving the protein MIAPSLLGESLALQLTSQDNNLEIVLDKKDLNGLPKLILFCLEEVELSNSIKLEIHKLKERWDQTPILIVIPKSIKLSSDDLMTFGSEGVIQDPTVELLRDTINILLRGGRVFKVNNETNYKANSIHNSYGLGHWLLTSGLSQINKDIYTIDEIIAKKSINTFYLFILIGRRRELLTAKRLIIWLWGPLEVLIESPIKNNGNKNLNNKYNTDITIKNTSTNELWNVIYKRVKERLQDDLTNSTDELVALYSLNKSKRCNLLKTLLKEFSTIIIKLDSKNNRKKGLEEILQSITPELRANTLRNFIDSYDRLKKNGVEVFISDFLVHNSDLGILDDELPSIALIIDPILNNKPILLDGDYLSIEDPRSIIQLETFILNWIFRTAEIVSEEIISSCSEWPELRKYFLNKELVSTRELERKRNHINTNNQLQNLFKKPVRLYESKRLYYTVKNNKIEKIITLEPRDDELKKLDWAQRQIAFIIELRDALAPQVQAIIQYLGDLIVLILTKVVGRSIGLIGRGIAQGMGRKLSKG